Proteins from a single region of Budorcas taxicolor isolate Tak-1 chromosome 11, Takin1.1, whole genome shotgun sequence:
- the LOC128055739 gene encoding olfactory receptor 1N2, with product MGKRSRVNQTTFSDFLLLGISERPEEQTLLFVIFLGMYLVTMMGNLLIILAITSDPHLHTPMYFFLANLSITDACFTSASIPKMLVNMHTQSQTISYSGCFAQLYFLLVFGGLDNLLLAVMAYDRYVAICQPLHYSTAMSPQLCALMLSICWVLTNCPALTHTLLLTRVAFCAHKAIPHFFCDPSALLKLACSDTRLNELMIITMGLMFLTAPLLLIVLSYVCISWAVFGISSPGGRWKAFSTCGSHLTVVLLFYGSLMGVYLLPPSTHSAERESRAAILYMVIIPMLNPFIYSLRNKDMNEALSKLFGSGKTIFIP from the coding sequence ATGGGAAAACGAAGCAGAGTGAACCAAACCACCTTTTCAGACTTCCTCCTTCTAGGGATCTCTGAGCGGCCAGAGGAGCAAACTCTCCTGTTTGTCATCTTCCTGGGCATGTACCTGGTCACTATGATGGGAAACCTACTCATCATCCTGGCCATCACCTCTGACCCTCACCTCCATACTCCCATGTACTTCTTTCTGGCCAACCTATCAATAACAGATGCCTGCTTCACTTCTGCCTCCATCCCCAAAATGCTGGTCAACATGCATACTCAGAGCCAGACCATCTCCTATTCTGGGTGCTTTGCACAGCTGTATTTTCTCCTTGTGTTTGGTGGCCTTGACAACTTACTTCTGGCAGTGATGGCatatgaccgctatgtggccatctgtcaGCCACTTCATTACAGCACAGCTATGAGTCCCCAACTCTGTGCATTAATGTTGAGCATATGCTGGGTGCTAACCAACTGTCCTGCACTGACACACACACTGTTGCTGACCCGTGTGGCCTTCTGTGCCCACAAGGCCATTCCCCACTTCTTCTGTGATCCCAGTGCTCTCCTGAAGCTTGCCTGCTCAGACACCCGCCTTAACGAGCTGATGATCATCACCATGGGCCTGATGTTCCTCACTGCTCCCCTCCTGCTGATTGTCCTCTCCTATGTCTGCATTTCCTGGGCTGTGTTTGGCATCTCATCTCCTGGAGGGCGGTGGAAGGCCTTCTCGACATGTGGATCTCACCTCACAGTGGTCCTGCTCTTCTATGGGTCTCTTATGGGTGTGTATTTACTTCCTCCATCAACTCACTCTGCAGAGAGGGAGAGCAGGGCTGCCATTCTGTATATGGTGATTATTCCCATGCTGAACCCTTTCATATACAGCTTGAGGAATAAAGATATGAATGAGGCTTTGAGTAAACTCTTCGGCAGTGGGAAAACCATCTTTATACCGTGA